In Sphingobacterium thalpophilum, a genomic segment contains:
- a CDS encoding potassium transporter TrkG: MIDSILSFIRFVFKYKNGLVDKIMFYVSMICAAIVIFNVGYVTDPALGKLLGKTIHYLFFVLFFMIALRESSSIYALKKIAVEHYSGLVILIYFVFILIARFAGFGALSVFSREQWVYLGIYLIFIAELSKGTLFFDNFYFNPTILFVISFLVLILLGTVLLMLPRTTVEAPLSFVDALFMATSAVCITGLSVADISTNFSMFGQTVVIVLIQVGGLGIMTFTGFFGYFFSGGFSFKNQLMFGEILGENKVASVIKTLLTMIFITLLFEFLGAILIFSTLESANFPNLGSMVFFSIFHSISSFCNAGFSILSGGITNEAYKFNYPFQLALSSLFILGGLGFGIVLNFYTYIKESILLYYHRWITKKNYKHKAWSFSFNSKLVLVCNAIIIVGATLFFYFLERGNTLSLERGIDGEWATSFFMANAARSAGYNSVDLSFVGPPTVFLIMLLMWVGASPGSTGGGVKVTTVAVSLLNIVSLAKGKEFIEIFKRRIAGESVNKAFAIILLSLFVVGFSFFVLIFTDPDKSMKALLFESLSAYTTCGLSLGITPSLSMGGKLIIALTMLVGRVGMLTLLVAFIKNTTRRNIVFPEEKILF, encoded by the coding sequence ATGATAGATTCGATTTTAAGTTTTATCCGGTTTGTTTTCAAATATAAAAATGGGCTTGTAGACAAAATCATGTTCTATGTGAGCATGATTTGCGCCGCAATCGTTATTTTTAATGTGGGCTATGTTACTGATCCTGCATTGGGGAAATTGCTTGGTAAAACAATTCATTATCTTTTCTTTGTCCTCTTTTTCATGATTGCTCTCCGCGAGTCATCTTCCATTTATGCACTCAAAAAAATTGCTGTTGAGCATTACTCGGGCTTAGTTATCCTCATCTACTTTGTATTTATCCTTATTGCCCGTTTTGCAGGATTTGGAGCGCTTTCTGTTTTTTCAAGAGAACAGTGGGTTTATCTAGGAATCTATCTTATTTTTATCGCGGAGCTATCGAAAGGTACGCTTTTCTTTGACAATTTTTATTTTAATCCGACAATATTATTTGTCATCAGTTTCCTGGTTCTTATCTTGCTCGGAACCGTACTCTTGATGCTGCCCCGTACCACGGTAGAAGCTCCGTTAAGTTTTGTGGATGCTTTATTTATGGCAACTAGTGCTGTTTGTATCACTGGCTTGTCTGTTGCCGATATTTCAACCAATTTTAGCATGTTCGGACAAACCGTGGTCATTGTTTTGATACAGGTTGGCGGATTGGGTATTATGACATTTACAGGTTTTTTTGGCTATTTTTTCTCTGGCGGATTTTCTTTTAAGAATCAATTGATGTTTGGTGAAATTCTGGGTGAAAATAAAGTGGCCTCTGTCATTAAAACCCTATTGACCATGATATTTATTACGCTGCTGTTTGAATTTCTTGGAGCTATACTGATCTTTAGTACCTTAGAAAGTGCTAATTTTCCAAATTTAGGGAGTATGGTTTTCTTTTCGATCTTTCATTCCATTTCTTCATTCTGTAATGCTGGATTTTCGATCTTATCTGGGGGTATTACCAATGAAGCCTATAAATTCAATTATCCATTCCAGCTGGCGTTATCTTCGCTTTTCATTCTTGGTGGTTTGGGGTTTGGAATTGTATTGAATTTCTACACCTATATTAAAGAATCCATATTGCTTTATTATCACCGATGGATCACAAAGAAAAACTATAAGCATAAAGCATGGAGCTTTAGCTTTAATTCTAAATTGGTGCTGGTCTGTAATGCGATTATTATTGTAGGTGCAACTTTGTTTTTCTACTTTTTGGAGCGAGGGAACACCCTTTCTCTTGAAAGGGGAATCGATGGTGAATGGGCAACTTCCTTCTTTATGGCCAATGCAGCGCGTTCAGCAGGATACAATAGTGTTGATTTGAGTTTTGTCGGGCCACCGACTGTTTTTTTGATTATGCTGCTGATGTGGGTCGGGGCTTCTCCCGGATCTACTGGTGGGGGAGTAAAGGTAACCACCGTTGCTGTTTCACTGCTGAATATTGTTTCTTTGGCTAAAGGAAAAGAATTTATTGAGATTTTTAAAAGGAGGATTGCCGGCGAATCTGTTAACAAGGCTTTTGCGATTATTTTGTTGTCACTATTCGTCGTTGGGTTCAGTTTTTTTGTGCTCATTTTTACAGATCCGGATAAGAGCATGAAAGCACTCCTCTTTGAATCGTTATCAGCGTATACAACATGTGGATTGAGTTTGGGGATTACACCATCACTCAGTATGGGCGGAAAATTGATTATTGCCCTAACGATGCTGGTTGGGCGAGTAGGGATGTTGACTTTGCTGGTCGCTTTTATAAAAAATACAACACGTAGAAATATTGTATTTCCAGAAGAAAAGATCCTGTTTTAG
- a CDS encoding TrkA family potassium uptake protein has translation MKYIVLGLGHFGRSLGVHLTELGHEVIGADRNLGIVEQLKDKITHTVCLDTTDREAVSSLPLKDAHAVIVAIGEDEGASLMTVALLKQLKVKRIIGRIVSDLQKTVLEAMEINEYIMPEEEAAERLAMRLDNIDIVDSFKVSDKYSIVETKVPARYVGMTLREANLTNLYKVIVLTTVKITETKKDGVTKEQKEASGIAASETIMEEGDILVVFGELSNINKLIQKGE, from the coding sequence ATGAAGTATATTGTTTTAGGATTGGGGCATTTTGGACGTTCTCTAGGGGTACATCTCACTGAGCTCGGGCATGAGGTAATCGGTGCTGACCGAAATCTTGGCATCGTCGAACAATTGAAAGACAAGATAACGCACACGGTATGTCTGGATACAACAGACCGAGAAGCGGTTTCATCGTTACCGCTTAAAGATGCACATGCAGTCATTGTTGCGATCGGGGAAGATGAGGGAGCCTCGCTCATGACCGTAGCCCTCTTAAAACAGTTGAAGGTCAAACGTATCATTGGCCGTATCGTTTCAGATTTACAAAAGACTGTTTTGGAAGCCATGGAAATCAATGAATATATCATGCCCGAAGAAGAAGCCGCTGAGCGATTGGCGATGCGCTTGGACAATATTGATATTGTCGATTCGTTTAAGGTTTCGGATAAATATTCTATTGTAGAGACAAAAGTCCCTGCTCGATACGTTGGTATGACGTTGCGTGAGGCGAACCTGACGAATTTGTATAAGGTAATTGTACTCACCACCGTGAAAATTACAGAAACGAAAAAGGATGGTGTGACCAAAGAACAAAAGGAAGCTTCAGGAATTGCTGCATCAGAAACGATCATGGAAGAGGGAGATATTTTGGTTGTCTTTGGTGAGCTATCCAATATTAATAAGTTAATTCAAAAAGGAGAATAA
- a CDS encoding YbjQ family protein: MLLTTTGTIEGHQIERYLGIVSSEVVLGANAIKDMMAGFRDFFGGRSNSYERAFQETREAALRELEDRARALGADAVVGVRLDFQTVGTGGMMMVGATGTAVKMKS, encoded by the coding sequence ATGCTATTGACAACAACAGGTACTATTGAGGGACACCAAATTGAACGCTATTTGGGAATAGTCTCTTCCGAAGTGGTTCTGGGAGCGAATGCAATCAAGGATATGATGGCGGGTTTTCGCGATTTTTTTGGCGGAAGATCCAACTCTTATGAACGCGCATTCCAAGAAACACGTGAAGCAGCGCTGCGTGAACTTGAAGACCGTGCACGCGCCTTGGGTGCTGATGCGGTCGTTGGGGTTCGACTGGACTTTCAAACGGTGGGAACAGGAGGAATGATGATGGTGGGCGCAACGGGAACGGCCGTAAAAATGAAATCTTAA
- a CDS encoding YfhO family protein: MKNWFKANSAHLIVIAIFIALVFFYFTPVWQGKTLAQSDVVQAQAAQKELFDFKAKDGKAPLWTNSMFGGMPTYQIWQENENNIGTYFLKAVKFAFPSPMDTVLFYLLGAYFLFSVLRIKPWLAAIGAIAIAFTSYNFIYIEAGHITRANAIAFIPPVIAAVIMCYRGSKLWGPVLLALFLSLEIRVNHLQTTYYLLIVLMVYVIFTFVDAIKQKQLKGFFIASGRQIIAVVIALMVNASILLPTWEYSKLSTRGHANITKVDNNNSKEKGLDKEYAYEWSQGIGETITFLIPNAYGGSTGGQLDEKSHVAKFLMERGGASEIQAGQMAQGMPTYWGDKRFTSGPWYFGAGVFFLFVLGLVIVKDRFKWWILATTILALLLSFGKNFTLVSDLFFDYFPMYNKFRAVESILVLVSITVPMMAILAVNELLTRAKEIPNLDKKVLYTFIGVGGVCLLIGVMPDLFLSFRNAEHSNLVATFEHQIGDKTFATELANQLVLDRKDIASKDAYRSFVIVLLTFGFVWVFLKKKLSEGVLLGTLLVLFLFDLWSVDKRFLNDKSFMEKGATAQQVFQQREVDQLILMDKDPSYRVLDLTSDPFSDARPSYFHKSLGGYHAAKLMRFQEILENQFNGALNEDVLDMFNVRYLITTDPQNQSQRIVRRSTAAGNAWFVDRVSFVKGNAEEMQAISSFDPHKEAFVNQQYQNEVKAKTSNASTSGEIKLTSYHPDKMQYEYTAANDAFAVFSEVFYDKGWKAYVDGKETPIIRADYILRALQLPAGTHKVEFIFDPESHKMGNLLTLISSIVLVLGIGAAIYFSFRGNKKETAA, translated from the coding sequence ATGAAAAATTGGTTTAAGGCGAATTCAGCACATTTGATCGTTATTGCGATATTTATTGCGCTCGTATTTTTTTATTTTACCCCTGTTTGGCAAGGAAAAACACTGGCGCAGTCGGATGTGGTACAAGCGCAGGCGGCACAGAAGGAATTATTTGATTTTAAGGCAAAGGATGGTAAAGCGCCCTTATGGACTAACTCTATGTTTGGCGGGATGCCGACTTATCAAATTTGGCAAGAAAATGAGAATAACATTGGTACTTATTTCTTAAAAGCGGTTAAGTTCGCCTTTCCGAGCCCAATGGATACGGTGCTGTTTTATTTGTTGGGTGCTTATTTTCTTTTCAGTGTCTTACGGATCAAACCCTGGCTGGCAGCAATTGGTGCAATAGCCATTGCGTTTACATCCTATAATTTTATTTATATTGAAGCTGGGCACATAACAAGGGCTAATGCAATTGCATTTATTCCACCCGTTATTGCTGCGGTTATTATGTGTTATCGGGGAAGTAAATTGTGGGGGCCTGTGTTATTAGCCTTGTTTCTTTCGCTGGAAATTCGTGTAAATCACTTGCAAACAACCTATTACCTGTTGATAGTCCTGATGGTATACGTGATTTTCACTTTCGTAGATGCAATTAAACAAAAACAATTAAAAGGTTTTTTTATTGCATCGGGTAGGCAGATTATCGCAGTGGTCATCGCTTTGATGGTAAATGCATCAATTTTATTACCAACTTGGGAATATAGTAAATTAAGTACGCGTGGACATGCCAATATTACGAAGGTTGATAATAACAACAGCAAAGAGAAAGGGCTTGATAAAGAATATGCCTATGAGTGGAGCCAAGGGATTGGTGAAACCATTACCTTTTTGATTCCAAATGCCTATGGTGGTTCAACTGGCGGACAATTGGACGAAAAATCACACGTCGCTAAATTCCTAATGGAACGAGGAGGTGCGTCGGAGATTCAAGCTGGTCAGATGGCACAAGGCATGCCAACCTATTGGGGCGACAAACGTTTTACTTCGGGACCATGGTATTTTGGGGCCGGAGTTTTCTTCCTATTTGTTTTAGGCCTTGTTATTGTCAAGGACCGCTTCAAGTGGTGGATTTTGGCAACAACCATTTTAGCATTACTGTTGTCATTTGGAAAAAACTTTACACTTGTATCAGATCTGTTCTTTGACTATTTCCCAATGTACAATAAGTTTAGGGCTGTTGAATCCATTCTTGTTTTGGTTTCCATTACAGTACCTATGATGGCAATTTTGGCTGTCAACGAGCTTTTGACACGGGCGAAGGAGATTCCAAACTTAGATAAAAAAGTGCTGTATACTTTTATTGGTGTCGGTGGCGTCTGTCTGCTTATTGGCGTGATGCCCGATCTCTTTTTAAGTTTTAGGAATGCGGAGCATAGCAATTTAGTAGCAACTTTTGAGCACCAGATAGGCGATAAGACCTTTGCGACGGAGTTGGCAAACCAGTTGGTTCTGGATCGTAAAGATATCGCAAGCAAAGATGCCTATCGTTCCTTTGTCATCGTTCTACTAACTTTTGGATTTGTTTGGGTCTTTTTAAAGAAGAAACTGAGCGAAGGTGTATTACTGGGAACATTGCTGGTCTTATTCTTGTTTGATTTATGGAGTGTAGATAAGCGATTTTTGAATGACAAATCTTTTATGGAGAAAGGGGCTACAGCACAGCAAGTATTCCAGCAACGTGAAGTGGATCAATTGATCTTAATGGATAAAGATCCAAGCTACCGCGTACTAGACTTGACTTCAGATCCGTTTTCGGATGCCCGTCCATCCTACTTCCATAAATCCCTAGGAGGATACCATGCGGCAAAATTAATGCGCTTCCAGGAAATTTTGGAAAATCAATTTAATGGTGCCCTCAATGAAGATGTGTTGGATATGTTTAATGTGCGTTACCTGATTACAACAGATCCTCAAAATCAATCACAGCGTATTGTGCGGAGAAGTACCGCGGCAGGAAATGCCTGGTTTGTGGATCGGGTAAGTTTTGTGAAAGGAAATGCCGAGGAGATGCAGGCTATCAGCTCGTTTGATCCGCATAAAGAAGCTTTTGTCAACCAGCAATATCAAAATGAAGTAAAAGCGAAGACTTCGAATGCGTCGACATCAGGCGAGATTAAGTTGACATCTTACCATCCGGATAAAATGCAATATGAATATACGGCTGCCAATGATGCCTTTGCTGTGTTTTCTGAAGTATTTTATGATAAAGGATGGAAAGCCTATGTGGATGGAAAGGAAACGCCAATTATCCGTGCGGATTATATCCTAAGAGCACTGCAGTTGCCAGCAGGTACACATAAGGTAGAATTTATCTTTGATCCTGAATCGCACAAAATGGGTAATTTATTGACATTAATCTCGTCTATTGTTCTTGTACTGGGAATAGGAGCGGCGATATATTTCTCCTTTAGAGGGAATAAAAAAGAAACAGCGGCTTAA